The Salarias fasciatus unplaced genomic scaffold, fSalaFa1.1, whole genome shotgun sequence DNA window aattttaatggaaaaacatttagaaaaatacTAAGAGACAAAGATTTGAGGCTTTCTTGATGAGAAAATCTCAACTGAGGTCCTTATAAGCATTTAGAGCAGCTCCAGTTCATGTGAAAGCTTTCAGGAGTGTTTCTATTGGTCCGTAAATCGTCACCTTTCCTCAGGGAGGTCAGGTCAAATGAGCCGGCGCTTCATCAAGTCTGAGAAGTCTTTCAGCTGTCCTGCTTATTAGTGTCCAGGTagcacaaacacagctgctcctTTCCAAGCAGGACCAGACGGTCTCCGGCGGGGTGCCAGCTCAACGACAGGACCTGGAACtgacctgcagagaagaaacgTTTCGTCTTAATGCACTATTTCTGCAATATTTCACCCTCATCTCTACGAGGCGGGAGCGCTAacatcaacaccaccaccaTGTCTCTTAGTCTGAAATCTACATGACTATAGATAGAAGAACggctggggtgtgtgtgtcggctccctgggaccgggaccaggtTACCTTCAGACGGGACCTGGACAACgatgcagcctcccggcgacCACATGTACAGGTTGGAGTTTCCCGTGCACAGCGCCAGCCGGGCGCTCCGGGGACTCCACTGGAAGCAGCGGACGCCCGACGTGTGCCTCAGCACGGCCTCCAGTCTCAACTTCTGCATGTCCCACACCCAGACGGTGGTGGCCATGTTGTCTGgtgtgagaggagcagagacgACACTTGAAGCCTCTCCGGCCACGGAACCTCGTAACACCAGAAATGGTTTCTGGTTTCAGTGGGAAGTTTTACCGTTTTTCGTGGCGAGGTAGCGACTGTCTGCGCTGAAAGCCAAGGCG harbors:
- the LOC115385620 gene encoding WD repeat-containing protein WRAP73-like, yielding VRILNHITWKKIMQFEHPAALDDSKATVYMEVEKRPARSSEEMSLHNIATSTALFSTQSNYDICLPPVQIPVVDPDPDRANPAMGVSALAFSADSRYLATKNDNMATTVWVWDMQKLRLEAVLRHTSGVRCFQWSPRSARLALCTGNSNLYMWSPGGCIVVQVPSEGQFQVLSLSWHPAGDRLVLLGKEQLCLCYLDTNKQDS